TAATGTTCCGGATTTTTCCGCCGCTTCCACTACCAAAATCGCGCTTGCCAAAGCCGAAATAATTCTGTCTCGTTTGGGAAAAGTCCACGGGGCCCCGGCTTCGTTTTCTCCAAATTCCGTTATAATAGCTCCCGCTCCTTCCATCATTTGGGCAACTACATTTTTGTCCCCCACTTTATGGATAAAATTCTTTCCAAAACCCAAAACGCCGAGGGTGCGTCCACCTGCTTGCAAAGCCACTTTATGCGCGGTTAAATCAACTCCGTACATTAACCCGCTCACAATTGTAACTCCCGCTTGCGACACTTGCGAAACTATTTCCTCACACACATCTTCGCCATAAGAAGACATTTTTCTAGAACCCACCACCGCTAAAGCTAAAGAATCAGAAGGGACAATTTCTCCGGCGATATATAGAACAGGCGGGGGGTTTGGCAAATCCAAAAGACGGGAGGGGTAGGAAGAAGAGTCGCTATTAACTTCTTTGAAACAAAGGTTTGTTTTCATTTTATCTAAGGAGTCTGACCCCTAATCGAACCAAAAATCCAAAATCTCTCTCGCCACGGGAGCGGCAATATCCGCCCCGCCTCCTCCCCCCTCTAAAAATACCGTTAGAACAATTTGAGCGTTATCCACCGGCGCAAACACCACAAACCACGCATGCGTTTGATACTCGCCTTTGCTGTTTTTTTGCCCAAACTCGCTAGTTCCCGTTTTGCACGCGGGTTTTATTCCCGAATGTTTCGTCGCAAAATCAAAAAACGGATATCCCGTTCCCCCCGCCTCACACGCTTCCTTAAGACCCTGCTTTACTGTTTCAAAAACTTCCTTGGATATTATGGTGTTGGATTCATCAGATATATCAGACTTATCTGAGTTATCCGATTTATCTGATGGAGTCTGACCCCTAACAATTTTAGGGCTTATCAAATAACCCCCATTAGCGATAACACTCGTCATCTGATTAACCTGAATAGGTGTGGTTAGAACATCTCCCTGCCCAATAGCAGTTATGTAACTATCTCCGATATACCACGGTTCGTCTTTTACTTCTTTTTTCCATAACGGGTCCGGTATTATACCTTTTTCCTCGTCATCAAAGCCTATTCCCGTTTCTGAACCAAGACCAAATTTTTTAGCCCAAGAAGCGAGCTTCTCAGGACCAAGATTGTTGGCAAAATCCGAGTAACCCCCCACAACTTTATAAAAAAAGGTGTCCGCCGATTCGGCTAGCGCTCTAATTATATTAACCTCACCGTGGCCCGCGGGATTCCAATCTCTATAAACAAAACTTCCCACATTTATAGCGCCGGGGGCTAGCACTTTTGTATCTGCCGTTACCACACCCTCTTCCAAAACCGCGCTTGCCGTAACAATCTTAAAAACCGAGCCGGGAGGGTATTGTCCCAACAAAGCGCGGTTAAACATAGGGTGTAAAGGATCGGAAACTATTTTATTATAGTCCGCAGAAGAAATTCCCCTTGAAAAAAGGTTAGGGTTAAAAGAAGGAAGACTAACTAAAGCTAAAATCTCCCCATTTTTAGGGTTTTGCGCAACCACCACGCCGCCCGTAGCTCCCGTTTCTTCCACCGCCTTTTTAAGCGCTTCGTAAGATTTAAGTTGAAGGTCTAAATCTATACTTATAGTTAAGTCTTTGCCATTAACAGGCTCCTTTCGAGCAATCTCTCGTAAAATACTACCTTTAGCGTCGTATTCATATAACAGACTGCCATGGCTCCCGCGCAAATATATGTCGTAAAATTTTTCCACGCCAATAACCCCCACCCGATCATCCGCTTCAGAGGAAATAAAAGAAACATAGCCCAATAAGTGCGCTAATTCCTCCGGATACAAATAATCTCTCTGGGGAGCCGTTTCCACCGCCACAGCGAAACTACCAAAAAACCCCGCTTCTATTTTAATCGCTGTATCCCGATTCACATTTCCAAAAATTGTAAACTCCCCAACACTCACAGGACTTGAAGTATCTATAAAAATGGAGAGTTTTTTAATAATTTCGGAATAATTGGAAACATTTTTGTTAATCTTAATATTAAACGAGGGCGAATTCTGCGCCAGAATACGACCCTCTCTGTCTTTAATAACCCCCCGATAGGCTTTTAAAACTTCCGCGCGTATTCTGTTCTCGTCCGAAACAGTCTCATAATAGGAACCCTTCACAATTTGCAGAACAAACAAACGGGATATCAAAAAAATTAAGCTCGCTACCGCTAAACTAATAAAAAAAACGCCTCGCCACACTCTTTCTTGCGAAGAGAACCTATCATTTTTTATTAAAGGTTGTTTTTGTATAGCGTTTAGCTCCATTTTATTAAATCTATATAAGGAGTCTCCTTTGTTAAATTTTGACCTTTGAATTTACTTCAGCTTCCTCCCAAACCCTCCAAACTTCTCGCACAATATATTTATTCCCGGATAAAACATCATAGCAATTACGGACGATATTGTCGCGCAGAGAAAGATGTCTCCAAAACCCACAAAACCTCCAAGTATAATTTGGCTTGCAAGAGTAAGTAAAGACACGATTAAAAACATATTTACTATCTTTTTCCCAAACATACCTAGCGAAAACTGTGTTATGAGAGAAAATAGTGTGAACATAAAGGTAAACCCGCCAAAACGAGTTTCTCCTATAAAATCCATCAATAATCCTGACATAAAAGCGAACTTAACGCCAAAGTTACTGGGGGTAATATAAACAACCGT
This sequence is a window from Patescibacteria group bacterium. Protein-coding genes within it:
- the dprA gene encoding DNA-processing protein DprA, with translation MKTNLCFKEVNSDSSSYPSRLLDLPNPPPVLYIAGEIVPSDSLALAVVGSRKMSSYGEDVCEEIVSQVSQAGVTIVSGLMYGVDLTAHKVALQAGGRTLGVLGFGKNFIHKVGDKNVVAQMMEGAGAIITEFGENEAGAPWTFPKRDRIISALASAILVVEAAEKSGTLYTIEAALKLKKEVMAIPGSIFSPVSKGTNKLIREGARLVCSVDEILEVLDVDSRIKKIAFKSEFPLSSAENAILEVLKEGELYIDDVAVKANMVIYTVSALLTSLELKGMVKDVGRGVYRRI
- the mrdA gene encoding penicillin-binding protein 2, with amino-acid sequence MELNAIQKQPLIKNDRFSSQERVWRGVFFISLAVASLIFLISRLFVLQIVKGSYYETVSDENRIRAEVLKAYRGVIKDREGRILAQNSPSFNIKINKNVSNYSEIIKKLSIFIDTSSPVSVGEFTIFGNVNRDTAIKIEAGFFGSFAVAVETAPQRDYLYPEELAHLLGYVSFISSEADDRVGVIGVEKFYDIYLRGSHGSLLYEYDAKGSILREIARKEPVNGKDLTISIDLDLQLKSYEALKKAVEETGATGGVVVAQNPKNGEILALVSLPSFNPNLFSRGISSADYNKIVSDPLHPMFNRALLGQYPPGSVFKIVTASAVLEEGVVTADTKVLAPGAINVGSFVYRDWNPAGHGEVNIIRALAESADTFFYKVVGGYSDFANNLGPEKLASWAKKFGLGSETGIGFDDEEKGIIPDPLWKKEVKDEPWYIGDSYITAIGQGDVLTTPIQVNQMTSVIANGGYLISPKIVRGQTPSDKSDNSDKSDISDESNTIISKEVFETVKQGLKEACEAGGTGYPFFDFATKHSGIKPACKTGTSEFGQKNSKGEYQTHAWFVVFAPVDNAQIVLTVFLEGGGGGADIAAPVAREILDFWFD